Proteins from a single region of Runella sp. SP2:
- a CDS encoding L-threonylcarbamoyladenylate synthase — protein MPAEFLKIHPQNPEPRKIQQVIRCLQDGGLVIYPTDTVYALGCDIHNARAVERIARIKGIKPQKNDFSFICHDLSHIADYAKVSNSAFKVMKRILPGPFTFILSAGSRVPKVLANRKTVGIRIPNHPIPLQIVHELGNPIITTSIKDDDDFMEYPTDPEIMFERFQHQVDIVIDGGFGGLIASTIIDATTDDFEVIREGAGEFSY, from the coding sequence ATGCCTGCTGAGTTCCTTAAAATACACCCGCAAAATCCCGAACCACGCAAAATTCAGCAAGTAATTCGCTGTCTTCAAGATGGTGGTTTGGTAATTTATCCTACCGATACGGTATATGCCTTAGGTTGCGACATTCACAATGCCCGCGCCGTCGAGCGAATTGCACGCATCAAAGGCATCAAGCCCCAAAAAAATGATTTTTCCTTCATCTGCCACGACCTAAGTCACATTGCTGATTATGCCAAAGTGAGCAATTCGGCCTTTAAAGTCATGAAACGTATTCTCCCTGGCCCATTTACCTTTATCCTCTCGGCTGGTAGTCGCGTTCCCAAAGTATTGGCAAACCGCAAAACAGTGGGGATTCGGATACCCAACCACCCCATACCGCTTCAAATTGTTCACGAATTGGGTAATCCCATCATCACTACGTCCATCAAAGACGACGATGATTTTATGGAATACCCTACCGACCCCGAAATCATGTTTGAACGTTTTCAGCACCAAGTTGATATTGTCATTGACGGTGGCTTTGGGGGACTTATCGCTTCAACTATCATTGATGCCACCACCGACGACTTTGAGGTCATTCGCGAAGGAGCAGGCGAATTTTCTTACTAA
- a CDS encoding 2TM domain-containing protein yields METEKDPILWKMAHQRAGFKSHLFTYLVVIAGLWVLWGTGIIFRSGSKYPWPIWPTFGWGIGLLSHFAGIYIFKENQLVEREYQKLLKNQSRL; encoded by the coding sequence ATGGAAACTGAAAAAGACCCCATTCTCTGGAAAATGGCCCACCAACGGGCAGGATTTAAAAGCCACTTATTCACCTACCTCGTCGTCATCGCTGGTTTATGGGTACTTTGGGGAACAGGAATTATATTTCGTAGCGGCTCAAAATACCCTTGGCCCATTTGGCCAACTTTTGGCTGGGGAATTGGGCTTTTGTCCCATTTTGCAGGGATATATATTTTTAAAGAAAATCAATTAGTTGAGCGCGAATATCAAAAACTCCTTAAAAATCAATCGCGTCTCTAA
- a CDS encoding YihY/virulence factor BrkB family protein translates to MIKNLVSRWHKAWVNGLSLVISFFQNDSRRCSMLQHWSKSKYHQLRKFHHFLHRKRFFSLSVSLADIVTILVEKILLYNIDQRATAVAYNFTLAVFPATLFLFTLIPYIPIENMEVQIMGFMRDAMPEPLYEFAATTIYDIISRKQGGILSFGFILALITATNGMGALMTAFNTADQASENRGYFKTKGIAIMLTIMLSFVLFLAVLIIIVGGFLVDWLHDTIFLRDSFTVFLLDVVRYGVMFATFTLAVAIIYRFAPKINHGWRFFNLGAIISSFLLIASTYGFSFYLSHFGSYNKLYGSIGTIIALMIWFYLVALLLIFGFELNLSIWRAKYETSTPPSKPKKDTKK, encoded by the coding sequence TTGATTAAAAACTTGGTAAGCCGTTGGCACAAAGCATGGGTAAATGGACTAAGTTTAGTAATTTCGTTTTTTCAAAACGATTCGCGTCGCTGCTCCATGCTCCAACACTGGTCTAAATCAAAGTATCATCAATTACGAAAATTCCACCATTTTCTTCATCGTAAACGGTTCTTTTCCCTTTCAGTATCCCTTGCTGACATCGTTACGATTCTGGTTGAAAAGATTCTTTTGTACAACATCGACCAACGAGCTACGGCGGTTGCTTATAATTTTACGCTGGCGGTTTTTCCCGCCACGCTTTTTCTATTTACCCTCATTCCGTACATACCTATTGAAAATATGGAGGTACAAATCATGGGATTTATGCGCGATGCCATGCCAGAGCCCCTCTATGAATTTGCCGCCACCACAATTTATGACATCATCAGCCGAAAACAAGGAGGTATTTTGTCGTTTGGTTTTATTTTAGCGCTTATCACCGCCACCAATGGCATGGGCGCCCTCATGACCGCCTTTAACACCGCCGACCAAGCTTCTGAAAATCGAGGCTATTTTAAAACCAAAGGCATTGCAATCATGCTGACGATTATGCTGTCTTTTGTGCTTTTTTTGGCGGTTTTAATCATTATTGTCGGTGGTTTTTTGGTCGATTGGCTTCACGACACCATTTTTCTCCGCGACAGCTTTACCGTTTTTTTATTAGACGTGGTGCGTTATGGTGTCATGTTTGCAACTTTTACGTTGGCAGTGGCTATTATCTACCGTTTTGCCCCAAAAATCAACCACGGCTGGCGATTTTTTAACCTCGGCGCAATTATCTCATCTTTCTTACTCATTGCATCCACCTACGGGTTTTCCTTTTATTTATCCCATTTTGGCAGTTACAATAAGCTCTATGGCTCCATCGGAACCATCATTGCGCTGATGATTTGGTTTTACCTCGTTGCTTTGCTATTGATTTTTGGTTTTGAATTAAATTTGAGCATTTGGCGCGCCAAATACGAAACATCCACGCCCCCCTCGAAGCCTAAGAAGGATACAAAAAAATAA
- a CDS encoding glycosyltransferase codes for MNPEVSVICTCYNHAPFIYECLQSVANQTYDNIQLIVIDNASTDNSRRVILQFIDQYPSTIFIRNANNIGLCKAFNQGLGEARGKYVIDLAADDVMPPQRIAQQVKAFEELPKDYAVVFSNASYIDTSGKLIGYHYALGNDGKAQGVVPTGNVYKEILRRYFICTPSIMMRKSVLMKLGGYDETLSYEDFDFFVRSAHDYKYHYIDEVLMSKRVLDGSMASQFYLVGNDMLKSSWAVCNKAYDLSRSQEEYDLLAERIRQFIKKCFVAEDAQQATEFRKLLNYIEDPGWETELLVFLCRLRLPVNWLYQFYAKWQSNRKRSLMQQGVPFVRLDS; via the coding sequence ATGAATCCAGAAGTGTCTGTCATCTGTACTTGCTACAACCACGCACCGTTTATTTACGAGTGCTTGCAATCCGTAGCCAATCAAACGTATGACAATATTCAATTAATTGTGATTGATAATGCCAGTACGGATAATTCAAGACGAGTAATTTTACAATTTATTGATCAGTACCCTAGCACCATTTTTATCCGAAATGCCAACAATATTGGGTTGTGCAAAGCCTTCAATCAAGGACTGGGTGAAGCTAGAGGGAAGTACGTTATCGACTTGGCAGCTGATGACGTCATGCCTCCTCAACGCATAGCACAGCAGGTCAAAGCGTTTGAAGAACTTCCCAAAGACTATGCTGTTGTATTTTCAAATGCTTCATACATAGATACTTCAGGAAAGCTTATTGGATACCATTATGCCTTAGGTAACGATGGGAAAGCCCAAGGAGTCGTTCCAACGGGAAATGTTTATAAAGAGATACTGCGGCGCTATTTCATTTGTACTCCTTCTATCATGATGCGAAAATCCGTATTGATGAAACTCGGTGGGTACGACGAAACGCTGAGTTATGAAGATTTTGATTTTTTTGTTCGCTCGGCCCACGATTATAAATACCATTACATTGATGAAGTGTTAATGAGCAAGCGCGTTCTCGATGGGTCGATGGCTTCGCAGTTTTATCTGGTTGGAAACGACATGTTAAAATCCAGTTGGGCAGTTTGCAACAAAGCCTACGATCTCAGCCGTTCTCAAGAAGAATATGACTTATTAGCCGAAAGAATACGCCAATTCATCAAAAAGTGCTTCGTAGCAGAAGATGCCCAGCAAGCCACCGAATTTCGTAAGCTTCTCAATTACATCGAAGATCCAGGCTGGGAAACCGAATTGCTCGTTTTTTTATGCCGCCTCCGTCTCCCGGTCAATTGGCTTTATCAATTTTACGCCAAGTGGCAAAGCAACCGAAAACGATCATTGATGCAGCAAGGCGTTCCGTTTGTACGGCTCGACTCTTAA